The Grus americana isolate bGruAme1 chromosome 20, bGruAme1.mat, whole genome shotgun sequence genome segment CCCCTCCTCGGTGCCCCTCATGGCCATGGCGTCACCCCCGGCGCCCCCAGCCAAGAAGCGGAAGATGAACTTCTCGGAGCGGGAGGTGGAGATCATCGTGGAGGAGCTGGAGCGAGGCAAGCACCTCCTCGTCAACCACTTCAACGCAGGCGTGCCCCTGGCCGCCAAGGCTGCCGCCTGGCACGACATCCTGCGCCGCGTCAACGCCGTCGCCACCTGCCACCGCGAGCTGCCCGAGGTCAAGAAGAAATGGTCCGACCTCAAGACTGAGGTGCGACGCAAAGTGGCCCAAGTCCGGGCCGCCATGGAAGGGGGAGGTGAGAACCAGAATGGTAACGGCAATGGGCCGGAGACCGAAGACCCGACAGGCGCTGCGACCGCCCCAGTTATCCTCACCCCTATGCAGCAACGCATCTGCAACCTGCTGGGAGAAGCCACCATCATCAGTTTGCCGAGTGGGGACTGCAGTGCAGGTGACGGGACCGAGATACCCATCACCGCGTCAGCCACCACGGTCACCCTGACCCAGAGTGAGTGCTGCGCCTGCTGAAGATGCTCTGTGCTGAATTTGGAAGGGCATATGGGGGGCCCTGACACCCACCCATGAGGACACCCTGAGCCCTGTGTGGGGAAGGCcccagcaaaaagaaaaccccgTGTCTCTGTAATGAAAACACCGCTCCCAATACGTCCTCGTGCTCTAGGGGAGTGGCTGCAAGATACGCACATACTGAAAGTCAGCTTTGATAGCTGGGCTTGGCCTTAAgaccaagggaagccagtaTCCTTTACACCTTGCAGATTGTTCAGTCCCCCTCTCTGGGAACAAAGGCAGGGGGAGAAACACTGCCAAGGCTGATTTCCCAGTCTGCCCCAAAAAATAGCTGTCCTTCTGACAAGCACCGTTCAGGGTCTTGACTTTGCCTTATGTTGGTTGGTTAATGCCTCTTAGAAAGATTGTTCTGAACTGGAGATAGAGAAATGATTTTGTCTAGACATATAAGGCATGCCCGATTACTTTGGACTGTACAGCCTAGACGGAAGCTCAAATGAGGGTGGAGTAGACTTAAATAGGTCATTTTGTGCATTGCTGTTCATTGTATGTTATCTCACTGAGCAGGCAGTACTCCTGTGATATTCATTGAATAGTCCTGTAGATAAAAGTCCCGGTATCGCAGCTACTTCTTACTCCCTTTCTGTCCTTTGTTCTCAGTTCCTGCAGAGACAACCTACCACAGTCTGGAGGATGGAGTTGTGGAGTACTGCACAACAGAAGCCCCCACCACAGTCACCGCTGAAGCACCCTTGGAGATGATGGCGCATCAACACGAAGTATCTGCGAAACCCCAGGAGCTGAAAAGCCGAATTGCTCTGAACTCAGCCAAGCTCTTGCAGGAGCAACGAGTGACCAACTTGCACGTGAAGGAGATTGCCCAGCACCTGGAGCAGCAGAATGACTTGCTTCAGATGATCCGTCGCTCTCAGGAGGTGCAGGCATGCGCCCAGGAGCGACAGGCACAAGCCATGGAAGGAACACAGGCAGCACTGAGTGCCCTCATCCAGGTCCTCCGCCCCATGATTAAGGACTTCCGTCGATTTTTGCAGAGCAATACACCCAGTCCGTCAGTCACCGCCGACCCCAGCCAGACAGGGCAGCAAGATGGCATGATCCAGTGAAAGAAACTGCGATGGGACGTCTGTCTTGGGAAAAAACCTACCGTGCTGCCGGTGGACACAGGGAGTGAAGGGTGCTAGCTGTAGTCAATGTGAAATGGCTTGCCTCAGAGCCTAAACAGCTTTCTTTCCCTGCTAATCTCATGCTAATCTCTTTTCAGACTCGTCATACAGAGCCATAGCAGGATGTGTAATAAATGAGGAACTTAACATTGGTTGCTTTAGTTCCTCAAACAatagatttattaaaaaagacagttatttttttatttctgtttggaaaaaactCTACTAAGTATGacacctctctctctctctgtagcCTTTAACTGACTTCTAGCGTGGAGAGTCTTGTTGCGATATCACAGTACTGCAGCTGCCAAGGTACAGTTACCATAAACTATAGTGCACGGTAGTGACTGCGTTTCTGTTTCTTGCTGAAAGCATTTACTGGAAACGTGGTACCAGGTGTGGTACAACCTTCTCTCTGCGCTGAGAGGGATGGATACCGCTCGTGGAGCGTGACATCCAGCCCATGCAGACCAGCACTTAATGCAGGTTAAATCCCACCCACATCCCCTGAGGATATAAATGGGATTAATGTAGTGCATTCACCTCATGCTCTATCTGTGTGCGGTCATGAAATTTCACTATAAACTTGGCAGATGTGATGAAAATTTCATGTCTTGGTTACCAGATCCTGTCCTAGGATATGTATCATATTCCCTGTCTTAGCGTAGTTAATACACAAGGGCCTGGATGAGTTTCCCGCAGGTGGGTGTAACAGGTGAAACTCCATCTCTGTCTCACCTGCAGTTTGTCACCTCCGTAATAcctccatccatccgtccaaGGCGACCTGGACTACAGAGCTTCAGCCATGCAGTAATTCCCCACATTTAGGAGTTTGTCAGCCACTGATTGAATGAATTGAGTGAATTTTAGAGCGCTATTTGGTTCTGCTGGTGGCGGTGGTATTTGTTCCGTACTTGTTAGGCGCTGAAAGCGAGTACAGCCGTTCTTTGTTAGCCTGCTAGCTGGCTTCAAGTGGCATTCTGAGAAACGGGTCTGAGGTTCACCTCACTATTTTCTTACCATTATACAGGGTAAAACAACATTTGCAGCcacttttctcttctttgaggTGTTCAGGCTATGGGGCTTGGTCCTCAATGAGAAAGCTTAATTTCACATGACATGATGCTCACAGACTTGCAGTAACTTCATAAACTTTTAGATGAAAAGCTCCACTTGTACCTGCATGGaagcaaacttaaaaaaaaaaaaaagagaaagaagcataACTCTTCTTCTCCCTGTACCTTGCAAAGTGTGTCACATTTAACGGGCTTGTTGCTTGCCAGATACTGTATTGAACTTTTTCAGAGCTGGTATTTGCTTGCTGTTAAGTCTCCTTTAGGGCTGAGACATGGTGAGCAACGACTGATGAGGGAGTGAATTTGCACAATCAAATTAAACCTTTACATGGCCTTTTATGGGGAGATGCTGGTGGGGGACCCCCAGTTAGAGCAGTAGTTGAAGAGGTTACCACTACCCCTGGCCTTTACTCATCTCCTCTCATCTGCAAGTCTGACAGAGTAGAAAAGGACAGTGCAGTGAGAAGGGTTTGGCCCCTGAAGAGTCACGACCCTTTGGCACTGACATCTCTGTGCTGAGTCAGGGCGGCATCAGCTGCGTCTTCCTGCCTTGTCCGGCATCTCGCCGCATGAGAAACGCTCACCTGACTCTTCCTCTCAGACTTCATGGAATCAAATCAATTGCTcaattgaaatttatttttaaagtgaaaactgTGTCATATGTGTTGGTTTACCTCATTTGTGTAATGATGTCTCCTTTACaaatatgaattttaataaaaaaatatggttttggTAAACAGGCTGCTTCAGTTTGCCGGCATGCTCCAGGGCAAAAATGAGTTCGTGGCAACAAGTCTGAGACACAGAATCCTTGCTGAGAAAGGGCCAAAGCAAGCTGTGAACAGCCGTGTGTCATGGTAGCTTTTCCTCTTGTTCATGAACTTTGTAGCTTTGTATTTACATAGTtatggtcctttttttttttcaaataacaaCTTTTACAGCCTTACCTTGGAGCAGTAGTTATTGCATTGTGTATGACAGATTACTGAAGTATACTAATCTCCCGACTGCTCAGAAGATGCCACAATAGCCTAAAATGAGGGATGGAGTACCAAAGTACTTTGGCTTTAAATTACAGCGTGCATTTTGTCGGTGACTAAGAACTTAAGCTGTGTTACTGTTTCATAGGAGTACAGGTGTTGCCCTTGGAACCAcccatttttcttgtcttttcaggATAAATATAGAGCTTAGTCAAGCCAGCAGCATTCAGGTGCAAGTTCTGTGTCCACATTTTTGTCTCATTAAAAAGATGTAGCCACACTTTAAATACAGGGTGAGCACTGTGATGAGGTGCTTGGTTGTTGCTCATCATGAGGTCATCAGActtggggaaggagagagaaaagtgtCCCTTAAAGTCAAAACCAGGAGAAACAGGTAAACAGGGCACTTACAGGGTGAACATATATGCAAGGCATTCAGCTGAACAGGGAACTGGTGCCCACACAGAACAAAAGTTGAGGAGTAACATCTCTAGATGTTCATTTGTGCTCCTCCGCTGTTCTTTTTGTACCTAGAGATTTGTATTCAGCATCCAGAGCGGGGGTGTTCTGCCACAGGGTACCTCGGAGGTGCGGGCGAGCAGCCAGGTGGTGAGCGGCATCCTTCATACCTGCTACAGAAAGAGAAGTTTGGTGGGGGACTCTTGGTGGGTCAGAAGATAAACTTTGCAGCAATTAGAGGCAGGTGCcaagctgcctgcagcaccgcTAGCTGCTTCAGGAGCAAATCTCTGGTTGGGATGCGTGCAGCTCAGACACAGCTTTCCAGGAGATGGCACTGTGCAACGGGGCTGCAGCAAAGTACTGCCCAGTGTCCGGCCCTGGCAGGATGGCTCCAGAAATGAGCCTTGTGCTCCAGACCTTGTGTGATCCTGCTTGCTCCTCTCACTAATGAATCTTTTCAGGATTAAGAGCCCGGAGAGGATGAAATTCAATGGGCAGAGCTCAGGAATGAGGAACACCGGTAGCCCTAGAAAAGTCCGGATGCCTGGGAATGCAAACCAGGTCCCTCTGCTTCCTGCAAACACAGGCAGAGGACACTGAGATGTCGGGAGCTCACGGCTGTCTTTGGGGTGAGTTCACTGCAGAACCGAACGGGCAggtgcaaaaataaaaacaaacacatgaaTTCTTTAATTATAAGCAAAGGGAtacattttaagatttttagaaGACACAAATACGTCAGTATCCCATGAGTACGGTGCGCTGCCATAACTACATGGCAGTTCTGGGAGCAGATCCCTACTAAGGGACAGAATGATATCACCTGCATGCTCACCTAAATTACCTTTACCTCCTCCagcatgtttttaaagtttgtcAAGCCTGTTTTGGCAAAGCattcttctgggtttttttgtgcttttttcctgttgccaTCTGAGGGTTTATTGCCAGCAGGTACTGTCAGCAACAAGTGTGGCCTCTTAAGTACGAAAATTGAAGCATTTAAgattctttgtctttcttgaaaccatCTGACAAGAAGTTTCATACAAATGATCAGCACAGCTTCCAGGCTGCGTTTTGTGAGCAGGAACGGAGCCCCTGTTGCCTGCAAACTGGGTTCGTGAGCCCTTGGGTGCCAGCCCTGCAAGGTGATTAACCCAAGGCAgaagcccagccccagcagggacAGTTTCTGTTACCTCTACCACCTGGGATCCCAAATTAGAGGTTGCTGTGTCAAGTGGGAACCACAAACATACATACAGTTGTTTTTGCTGCATTTGGGGTAACTGCGGCACTTGTGTGGCTGCAGCCAGAAGCGTGGAACAAGTGGGAGAGCCCAGAGCCAGCAAGTCTCTTGTCCTGGACAGCGCTGGAGGTGACACCTGGGATACAGACACAGGATAACAATAAACACAACAAGCCTCGAGGCAAAGCAGTTCCAGTCTGCAGATTTGGGAAGGGGCAAGCCAGCTCCGGTTCCACCGACAGGCCTCCCGGAAAGAAACGGAGAGTTGTGCCGCACATTCCCAGAACACATGGAGCAGATAGGGAaaacagtaaacaaaaaaagccaggcAGCTGGATTTTCAGGTCTGGCCACATGTTTGGGGAAAGGAATCCACCAACTCCAGATTCCTGTGCTCCCTCTGTCTCTGTGGATAACAGGATAACAGGATCCCCAGGCCTGGCAGGGCAGAAATCCACTGTGCAGGTGCATCCTTTGCATGTCCAACAGGAACCCAGCCtggcacagaaagcaaaacagttcCCAGCTTTTATGATGATGAGTTCAGTTAAATATGAAACTAGTGAAAAACACAAGCAGATCAAAGTAGACCTCACAGCCTGTTATTAAATTAAGCTGAGAAGACACAAGCTTGGAATAACTCCGCACCATAGGATAATCCTATGTAATGGGGATAAATCCATTCCCCCACAGGGTTTCCAGCAGCCTGCCCTGGGGGCCTGCACTCCCCTGCCCCATTTCAGGAGCTGCCTAATGCAGCTCTGCCCCCCAGCTCCGAGGACGGCACCCACTGCGCAGCCCCCGGGGTGCAGCTCCTCAGAGCGGGTGCATTGCAGGGGCTTGGGCACCAGCAGTGGGAAGAACACCTTTACACATAAAGTGGCGTGtgataatcttttctttttggatcCTGAGGCTGAAAGCTCGTTATAACAGAGGTTACAGGTGTAGCAGAGGAGAGGCATCATTGTGTTTACACTGTTGCAGCAACATTTATAATTTAGTTTTCAAACTTTAATCATTTGGCTGCTAGGACAAATGGATTAGTGTGATGATGTTTTCCAGAGGAAGACGCTGATGATGTAGTTTACAGGGCTTGATGATTTGCTCGTGTATCTGGGCTTCCCAGGGGAGAAGAGATAGGATTTGATGGCTCACCAAACTCATTACAGAATCTATCTCGCTTCACCTCACTGAGTTTTGTCCCTTCTGAATTTCTCTTGCCTTGtttcttccctgctgttttATCTCAGTTCTCTaagtggggaggaggaggcaagaaaaTCCATCTCTGTCCCTGCTGACTCGCAGTCCCAAGGCAAGCAGAGCGGAGAGATCCCAGCCCCTGGCCAGCAGACACACCTCTGGTGACAGCAGAGGCGAGGCCCAGACGTAACTGCAGAGCTAAAGTGATAAAATTATCCCAGACTGATAAAACGATGCCCTGAGCCAGCAAAAGTTGAGGAAGTGGCGGCAGCGCTGGGGAGCGACATCAAGACTTAGGTCAGGGAGAACATGGGGCAAGGACGTGGCTGAGGTTCACGCAGCAGAGGTGAGGTGGGCATGGCAGGGCTGAGGTCATACAGAAATCTACAGCATTTGAGTCTGGGGTAGGGACAATCAATAAATATCAGAGGAGCACTGtccctttaaaaaatgtgaatttgtCCAGAAATAATTATGCAgcataaacacagaaaaatcaacAGGGTGAATTTCGAACTAATAAAGATTTAATCTCTAAGTCATGAGACTGTGTTTGTTAGGAAAATATACATACCCCTGAGAATCCAGCTACGGTTGCTATATTACACACTGTTCAGCAGCTCACTGGGCATTTTTCCAAATTcgtttatttttaacatcagtCACATTATTCAATTAATTATAAAAACACTGAAGTTTTCAAGAGATGTTTCTGATAAAACTGCAGAGTAAATATGCGTGAGAACAGCAAGGATTATAATCTCTATAAACCTTAGCATTTGGGGCTGTTGCTATAACAAGAGAATTCCTCTGAGGAGGTTATTTATCAGCGTGAATCATACCAGATAACACACAGCCTCCTCCCACACCACAAACAGAGTTCATTTGTCCTTTACCTAGTGATGGAAGCAAAAGATCGACACGTCTGTCAGCAGTACGCTCAGGGAATGAGAAGTGTGAGGGACCGGACTGGATTCTTCAGATGCTTCCAGCGTTCAAGCATCCCAGCTTggcaaatattaaatatttagcaGGCTGAACTCTTTCCCAAtaaactgagaaacagaaagcaaaaaaaaccagcccatCTCTAGCAATGTCTTGAGGCCTTGAAAACACCAAATACTCATCGATGGAACGACTCAAGCCCTACCTTTAGAAGCAGCCTCCACAAACCCTGCTTTATGGGAAGACTGACATCTCCTGCAACGGTTTCACTGTACCAACATGAAATGTTTTCTCAGCCCAAAGTCTATGTGTCTGCTTAACCTGGTAAGCAAGAATCATAACAACACATTTGGCTTAATCCAGCTTTTAACTTTTATCCAAGTACGTTGCCATGTACTGTTActagcagtttctttttttaaagacacacGTTGTGGTAGAATTATTTGATAGCTCTGACATTGTCTGCATAGAGGGCAAAGATTAAAGGCAAGGAGCCTGGGCATCAAAGCCTGGCAAAGAGAGCAAGGACTCCCGGGCTTTCATCCAAGCTTTGCCAGACATGCAAATCAGCCTTGGGAAAAGTCCCTCCCAGATGAGCCTCAACTTCTCTGCAATACTTAGGCACATCcctaactttaaaaaataggcaaatcatGTTGATGATTGCAGACTTCAGGACAAGGAGAGACATTTTGTTCTACTTGCCCTTAAACGATGGAATCCTGCCTAACCAGGGATCCCAGCCATGGCAcaggacacagcagcagcacataaTAACAGCAGGGAGCCATTTTGATGAAGAGATGTGTTTAACTGGTTGCCACATCTCACACACGAGGGTGAGactgctgctcctggccctgCCTCGTGCTGACCGCAGGGCTGTGTGATGCCAGGGCCTCCCTCCCGCTCCGGGACAGCCAGCCCAGACACTGCTGGTCAGCCTGACCCACGGCCCGCTGTGTGGTACCCGGAGGTGCAAAGCGAGGATGGAGTGGCCACACCACTGCGATTGTGTGGCCTGAATAGCAGGGTGCCTGCAGCACATGGGACGTGCCCATTGGAAGGGATGTCACCGGGAGCTGCTTGCGCAGGGAAGGCACTGGGACAAGTGCCTGGTTGTCAAGGGGCAGCCCCAAAGAGGATGCAGAGGCCATGTCTGTCAGAGCTGCCTCTCCCATCACCTCAGCCCAGGCAGGGACACCTCATCTTCAGGCTCCAGGGGCCAAGGCCTGCCATCCCCTCAGCCAGCCCACTCCAGTAGCAGCTCGGGCTGCTCGGCCTGCGGAGGGGCTACGGGGCAtcgcgggggggggcggggacgCGGGAAGGCCCGAGGAACCCCCCTGCCCGGCAGTCACACAACCAGCCAGGCGGGCCAGCCGCGCTCCCACCACCTTCCCCACTGAGGCGACACCGAGACCGCCGTGAAACCCCCCATTTCCCGCCCACCCCCTCAACCAGGGCCTTAACCAAACCGACAACCTCCACCTCCAATCCCAGCACTTTTTTCCCCGCCCCGTGCCACAGCAACCAATCAAGGTCTTTCTGTGCTCGGCCCGCCTTCTTGCTGCTTGCCCAATCGAGCGGCGCCGCTCTCgcgctcccctcccccctctccagggaggagggaggcggggggggggttacGTAGTGTCGGGTTGGTATTCACGAAGCGCTGTAGTGGTGTTGTTCTGCCTCGTGGCTGCCTGCGGCGTTGGCGTAGCGGCCGCAGTTGGCGTAGCGCTAGCAGAGGCGGCTGTGGCAGGGAGCAGCGGTGGCTGTGGCGGCCGTGcgaggagagggcaggaggtgcGAGCAGGGCCGGGCAGGGACCGCGCCGGGACCGGGCCGCAGGTTGGTGGAGAGAGTCGGGAAGCGGGCTGGGACCTCCCGCACATCGGCTGGTTattttggggctgggagggacgCTGAGACCTGGCTGCAGCTCGGTGCATGGACTGGGAGGGGGGCTGAGACCTGGCTGCAGCTCGGCGCATGATTGATGGGGCCAGAGGTGGGCTGTGGCCCGGCCACGGCCCAGTGCATGGCTtctggggctgggagaggggctgAGACCTGGCTGCAGTTCAGTCTGGTTCACAGGGCTAGGAGGCAGGCTGAGACCTGGCTACCGTTCAGTACATGGCTCGGAAAGTGAGCTGAGACCTGACCACAGCTTAGTGGATGGCCCGGGAGTACCAGGGAACAGGCTGCGACCTCACCACACAGGGCCCAGAGGTGGGCTGAGACCTGTCCGCATCTCTGTGCACGGCCCAGGGGGCTGGATGGCAGGCTGAGACCTAGCTGCAGCTCGGTGCAGGGGCGGAGGGGGCAGGCATGGCTCATGGAGGGGGCTGGTGGTGCGGAGCAGTTGACAGTCTGCCCCCTCACTCTGCTCAGAGgtggctgcaggagagcagtgCCTCTGTGGAGGTGCCCGGGCCCCAGCGCAGCAGGCAGCACCGGCTGGATTCACCCGCTCCTGCCCAAGCGGGAGAGGGGCTTTAACTGCACACccgtgcaggcagcaggagcgCCGTCTGCTTTGGTTTGCAGTCATTAATTCTTAATATCAGTGAGGATTGTTTACTGCCTGGTGTTCATAACCTCGTCCCTTTTAGATGCTAATCAACTCTTGCCTCCCTAGCTTAGGCGTTGCGTAAATGCGTAATGAAATTACCATCTCCAGCCCCAAAACTGAACTGTGCGAGGCATGGCTTAGTCTGGACCTggtgctgggggaaggcagCATACTCGGTGGGCCTGGCTATTGGACAGCCAGATGACCTGATTCGGTTGTTACCCTGTGTAATCTGGAgcagactgcttttttttttttttttcctctgtgcgGCTTTCTCCGTTTACAAGATACAGGTGCTAACACTTAGGGCTGGttggaaaaccagaaaagaaacagatttatgCATTTCTTGAGATGGCTTTTGTTTACTCTTGCTAGACTGATCTTGGTCTGTAAACTGCTTCTAAAGATGATGGGTGAAAATAGAGCAGATTTTTATtagctgctttgcaaaacagaaattatgaGAGGGATGACAACACTGAAGCTTGCTCTAGgcaaaaaggggaaagaggatgTTTGGGCCAGGCTAATTGGGGCCATACTTCTTAAGACTGGTATGAGTCTGGACTGAATATTACCCATCCAAACTGGTtttagaggaggaggaggagcccaAGACTGGCTGAGACTAATTTACTTATTTCCCTCCCAAAGGCTGACCCGAAGACCTGTATCAAGGAGTTGCACAAGAGGAGGAGATAGAAGCTGGAAGCTCTCTGAACGTGCTGCCTGCAGACTTAAGGCTTCTTCGGAGACTCAAGATGACTTCCCACAAGAGATGCTTTCTAGAGGGGTTGTGCTGAAGACAGAGCACATCAGCCTCTAACTGGGACAGCTCCTGCTGGTCTGGAGCTGAGTCCAACTTCTCTCCATCCCTTTTCCCTTGGAAATGTTGCAGAGATTTAATCtgacctcttcctcctcacctgAAGCCTGCCGTGGCGATGATCCCACAGCCAGATCCGACCACCAAAGAGAAGAGAATTGTGCATTTGAAGCCGGGCCGTCATTGTAACTGAACTGGAATCTACTCCCTGCTTGTTCTCCTGGAACGAGTGCCGTTCCTCTGCTTGCCTGTGTGTGTTTTGAGCCACTCCTCCCTGATCTTGTTTGGAATTCCTGGGCTTTCCACGCTGAATTTGCCCATGGCTTTCctgatgaagaagaagaaattcaagTTTCAGACAAGTTTCACTCTAGAAGAGCTGACTGCTGTCCCCTTTGTGAATGGGGTTCTGTTCTGCAAAATCAGGCTGCTAGATGGAGGAGACTTTGCTAGCTTATCTACCAGGTAAGAGGCTACTTGCAGACTTGATTCCTTGCTGCACTTCTTTCCCTGGTTATTCTTCACTTGAGCGGTTTAGCATATGGCTACCACTTGCCTACCCCGTGATGGGATTTTAATAGTACTGTTGTAGGGCCCCACATGCCGCATCATTCTTCGGAGCGGGGGAAGAACATAGTTGGAGAGCTCTGAACCCAGGTGGTGTTGGCTGATCGGAGCTGGATTGAGTTTTTCAGAGATgtgggaagggagcaggaggtCGCTCCCCTGAAACGGACTGGGGTTTGTGTatgaaatcct includes the following:
- the NAIF1 gene encoding nuclear apoptosis-inducing factor 1, translated to MAMASPPAPPAKKRKMNFSEREVEIIVEELERGKHLLVNHFNAGVPLAAKAAAWHDILRRVNAVATCHRELPEVKKKWSDLKTEVRRKVAQVRAAMEGGGENQNGNGNGPETEDPTGAATAPVILTPMQQRICNLLGEATIISLPSGDCSAGDGTEIPITASATTVTLTQIPAETTYHSLEDGVVEYCTTEAPTTVTAEAPLEMMAHQHEVSAKPQELKSRIALNSAKLLQEQRVTNLHVKEIAQHLEQQNDLLQMIRRSQEVQACAQERQAQAMEGTQAALSALIQVLRPMIKDFRRFLQSNTPSPSVTADPSQTGQQDGMIQ